CCCGTCCGTCCAACCGACCAACGGGCTAACGGGATGATGCATGCAGAGGCAGCGAGGGGGGTTAGGGGAATGGTTTGTCTTTTACCATCTTCTTCCCTATTCACGGTCCGCCGAGGTGTGGCGGTGATTCGATACACGAACACGGCAAGAACCCGCTCAAAATTAGATTCACAGAAAATGGGAGCAAACTCGCCCAATtgctggcacacacacacacacatacacacacgctgcaTTTTTGCACACGTTTCTCTGGTCGTTTCTTCCTACTGGCACAGCTACTGCATCATCGCCCCCGTTTTCTACACCTCCTAGCAGCACTCACGGAGCTGATGGCGATGAATaactcttctttttttcgttcgagATTgtagcaaacagaaaaaaacacaataccaCGCCTCACCTCACGGCACGACACGCAACGAAAGGAATTCAGCGGGAGTAGAGCGAACCACTTCGACTGTGATTTTTCACACGTCCGAGCACCGTTTTCTATCGTTGCCTCGAGGGGAAGAGATGAAAAAGAGACTCACTACTCCGCAGGGCAGTGCACACACCTTTTTTGCGGGACCCTGTCCTGAGAGTGTTTGCGTGTAGAGTGTTTTCCAAACGAAGCACAATGGCCCACAGTTGCGAACGGTGCGGTCGCGGTGCGCGTTGACAGGAGCGGATTTTATTGCGTTTTGTGACCAAACGAAGTGGCCCATAGTGCAATATGACGGAATGAAATGACAGAATATCCCATAGTCTATATGGCAAACGGGATTTACATACAGTTTCGTTGTGAGATTTTGGCGATATTTTGTTATGCATTTGATGGGCTAGTAAAGAagcttttttcattaaaattcttaaatttttgcGTTCAAAATCGCAATTTGTAGTTTTTAGATGTTCGAACAGTTTTCGAACTAATATTCCGACACGTTCAAACTTCAAACCAACTTGACAGCACAGGGTGATACACAAAACGCCGTTCGGATCCCACAAACATTCcttccaaaacaaacaacaaagctTATCGCTTTTACGCACTTCGTCGGTCTCGAATTAGTGGCCAATACAACACAGCTCGGTTAGTAGCAATGGCCGATTACGACTGGAATGAGCAACACCGGCAGCAGGTCCTGCAGGGACGACAGATTCTAGAGCGCACTTCCGCTAGTCTGGCCCGATCAAACCAGATCGCCATCGAGACGGAACATACGGGTCATGAGGTGAGTGTGCCCCACTGAATGTACTCCCCGAGGATGTGTCCACGGCTCTTCCCAACGTCTTCCTTCTTTCTTGCGCTAGGTAATAAACGAGCTTGAGGTGCAGCGAGAATCTTTGCTGCGGAGCCAGCGCCGGCTGGAAAATGCCAACGATGATCTGAGCAAATCCGGCGCCATCATCCGTGCGATGAAAAGGAATGTGCTGTACAATAAGCTCATTCTCATCATGATCATCGTGATGGAGGTGGTCATTCTAGCGGGCATGATCGCGCTGAAGTTTATGTAGCGAACCTGCATTCCCTACAAGCTACAAGCCAAAGCGTAAATGCATCAGAACATGCCGCTatggaaagggaagaaaatgtCCCCTTGTCGTGCAATTTTTTCTTGCTAAATTCGATACATTCAAAAAACCGCCTTTTCCCATAGCAAGCAAAAACAATCGTTAATCAGTTCACATTTATTGTATCCCTCTACAATACAATCCAATAGTATAATCTTCggtgaataataataaaaaaaatactctcaATAACCTTACAGTTGTGTAGCAATAAGGTCTTTGGAAGGCCACAAGGGTGTAAATCTCGCTGCTGGATGTTAAAAGGTAGTAAAAACTCTCGTAAAACTTTAACCAATTGCACCTTACCGAATGCCGTTGAAAACCCTCTCTACTAAAGACGCTCCCTAACACGTACAGGTCACGCTGACATCGTTTCGCGCTTGGGCGGAAAGCCACcgacccaccaccaccatcatcatcatttgttCTTCAGTACATGCATGATGACCTCATCGACCGTGTGATTGTTCAGCAGCGCCTTAATGTCTTCGTCGTCCATCGTAACGGAGAACAGTATTTTCGTGTTCTCCCGCATGCGCGTCGTATGGTCGCCGACCTCCTCGCCCTTTGCCGGCTGATGTCCGCAACCCCGGATGACGCGGCCCAGCACCTCCTCCACCGGTGCGTCCGGCCAGCCAAAGCTGGTCAGCATGTCGTCGCCCATCAGCATCTGCAGCAGTTCCGAAATCTTTTGCTCCAGCATATCATCGCTCAGGAAGATCGGTATGCTGTCCTCATCCATCACGCGCGCACGCTTCGGCGTTGTGGACGATTTTGATTCACGTTTACGCTTCGCTTTCGGTTCCTCCGGCATCGGCAGCGGCTTTGACTTTGCTTCTTTCGGACGCGGAGCTGCCAGCGGTGGTACTACGGGTAGCGGTGACACTTGTGGTTCTGGCTTGACACGCTTCACACTTTCCACCGCCAGCACGGTCGATTGCTCTTTCGTTTGCTTCGGGGAAGGAGTTGCCGCCTTCGTCGGTAGCTCCTTTGCCGAATGGGGCGTTACAGCTTCCGGCTTTTGTTGTGCGGTTGCAGCACTTGCGCTCGGTTTCGGGACGCTCGGAACGCTTTGCCGTTTCGGTGGTGAGATCACGTCACTGGCCTTAATGCTCACAACCTTTGCTTCCTTCGGTTTAGCGGTGGTCGCAACAACCACTGGCTCCACTGGCTTTGTACGTAAGGGTTCGGCTGCAACAGTCACGATCGCTGGGACCGGCAGCAGCTTTACTTCCTTCAGCGaatctttttcctttttcacaCTCTTCGCGGCTACCACTGCCGGTGGTAGTATGGTGGATTGCGTCTTCAATTTGTCAATAAATTCCACTTCTTCGTTTGCACCTAAAATGACCTCCGTATCCTCCGTGATCGGCAGCAggtcgtacgggaccgaggtGGTTGGAGGCAGCGCGATGGGCGTCGCATTTCCAGTGCTGGCCGGAATCTCCACCACCTCGAACACTTCCACCGTCTGCGCTGGATTGTCCTCCATCGTTGTGATCTGATAGACGGCGCCGTCAATTTCGACCGTTGCCTCCTTTTCCGCGTCCCGCTTGGCGATCAGctttttcatcttttccttCTCGGTGTCCTCGATGATTTGGTCCAAGTAGTCACTGTCGGAGGAAGAAGTGCACGGGTTGATCAAAATGGCCGCTAAACAACtagcaaaagggaaaaatgGAACCAGATCTCACTTACCGATGTTTCGAGCGCATGTGGCGCAGCAAGCAGTCTTCCCGCTTGAACGTCCCCGAACAAACCTTGCACTGTACCGGATTGTCCTCGTCGTGCGTTCGCTGGTGCAGCTGGATTGCATGCTTGGTGGTGAAAAACTTATTGCACACCAAACAttcaaacgctgcaaacagaaaaaaaaaacaatctttaTCGCACCTAGTCCTCCATCGCCCTTGCGCTAACCCATTACTTACGCTTGCTCTCCGCATGGATAAGCAGGTGGCGCGCCAGATCCTCCTTGCGCAGGAACGTTTTCGGACACTGGTCGCACTCGTGCGGGTGTTCACCCCGGTGTGTAAACTTGATGTGGTCGTTCAGTCGCGCCTTCCGGTTGAACGACGCGTCGCATTCGCTACACTGGAACGCATTCTCGCCACTGTGCGTCAGTACGTGCGCCCGGAGCTGCGTGGCCTGGATGAACCGCTTGCCGCACTGGTCACACTCGTGCGGCTTCTCGCCCGTGTGCGTCTTCCGGTGCCGGTTGAGCGTTTCGCGCGCCGCAAACGTGGCAGAACATTCGTCGCAGCGGTACGGCCGCTCGCCCGTATGCTTGCGGCGATGCTTCCGCAGCGCACCGGTCGACGGGAACGACATCGGGCACAGATCGCACGGGAACGGCTTCTCGCCCGTGTGCGTCCGGATGTGTATGTTCAGCAGCGACGAGCCGTAGAACGATTTCGCACAGTACGGACACTGGTAGTCGCGCTTCCGGGCGCCCTGTCCCATGTGGGAGCGCAAGTGTTCGCGCAGATTGTCGATGCGCGTAAACTCCTTCCCGCACACCTCGCACGGCAGCACCGCGATCTCTTTCGTGACCGTGCCACACTTGGTGTGCTTCTCGTGCCGGTCCAGATGGTAGCGGCGGGTGAAATCTTTCCCGCACGCCATGCACGCGAACGGTTTGCCCTCGTCGTGCGTCTTCACGTGCTCGTCCAGCACCGACTGCGTGCTGCACTTGGCGTTGCAGTAGCCGCACGGGAACGCGTCCGACTCGGAGTGGACCGAGCTCAGGTGCCGCTCCATGTACTCGTACGCTTTGAACGATTTCGGGCAAAACTTGCACCGAATGTGGCCGACGTGGGCGGTGCTCACATCCTCCCCGCAGCAGTAGCACGGATTGTCCGGGTTCGGGTTGCAGTACTTGTGGAACTCTTCGCCCGGGTTCGCGTGCTTCGCCGCCTTGCGCTCCTTCAGTATAACGTCCTGCACCTCATCCACCACGCCCGGGCACTTGTATTTGTGGTCTTTCTTTTCCTGCAAAGGGGATAACGGGATGACGATAACCCATCGTGATCCAAACTTCTACTAAACCTGACCATCGCTAGCCGCTACTTACCGCCGACGATTTGAAGAGCTTTTTACACTTGCCACAGTACTTGCTGCGCTTCATGTCCAGTATCAGCCGGCCGTCCTCCGTCTCCAGCAGGTCCGGATCGGAGTCCGGATTGTCCGACAGCTCGTCCGATTCCTCCTCATCGCCGTCCCGATCGTCGACGCCGGATGCGCTGCGTCGGTAATCCTTTTGCTTGGTGACGGGCACCAGATCGATCTCGTCATCGCCGTTCACCTGAACGTTTAACAGTATTTCTTCCTTCTTCGTACCCCCTGTACGGATCCCTCCAAGCGATCGTCGACCAACCATCTTTCTGTGTGAGGCAACGTAGCCGTGttgacgtcgtcgtcgtcgtagtcgTCGCTGTGTGTACAGGTATGCTCCGTTCAATTAGATTTCACTTCTCGTTATGCACCAGCAACAAGCCGACGCGgtgtgcgcaaaaaaaagcagagtACGGCGACGATCACTTGGAATCCCTTCTGGAATCCGTGAGAGCATCGGTATGCAAACGTTCGTTCTGATGGTAAGTTATGCGCCTGCAATCAAACCAATCGCACGCATGAAAGAACATCACGGGAGGACACACCGAAAAAACTAAGCGCTCGATGAAGCATCGCCCGCTTctacaacacacaacacaaacccaAGCCCTCGACACAGTTCTTCTTCTCTGGGGCGTAAATGTCAGACTtgttgcatacacacgcaaaaGGGACGCTCGCGCATTGATGGGGGggaaacacacgcacgcagctTTTCACTTGATTTTCGATGCTTACCTGGATTAGTGAACGATTAACACCTGTGtgatgcagcaacagcagcaacagagcaTACTTTGCGCACAATTATGCTTACGATATTCCCGTTACGATTGGTACGTGTTTACAGCAGGTCCGAAGAACCCCTGATTGTTCACTGTTCATCAGCTCGATTTGACAGTACGGCTACAGTGGCGCAGACACGTCACCAGCTTTGCCGTCTATCAGGCGCTTTtgggcgtgtgcgtgtgcatgaAGGGAAATTAGGCGCTGAAATAAAACAGTAGGGTCAGGCGGCCTTGATTGTTATCCGGAATGAAACTTCAATAAATTAACTAGAAGAAAAAATTAGATAAAAATCACCCATAGGGTCAATGTCAAGTTTGGTAAAATACACAGACGCCGTGGCTAGTGAGAGCAAAAAACTCTCCgatggctccagagaggatcGAACTCACGACCTTCGCGTTATTAGCACGACGCTCTAACCAGCTGAGCTATGGAGCCACTTGTTTCTTCCACCGAGTAAACTGCTATTAAAACTGAACCCCGCTCCAAGACAGTTCGGGCTGCTGTCTCTTTATCTGCATCCCGACATTCATTAAATAGTGCCAAGTACATCAATATTAAATGCATAACCAATAGAGACTATAAAACATTCAACAGCATACACAATGTTTATATTTCTAGTTTAAATTGTAACGATTTATTTAAgattaataaaataagaaCATTTTCATACCCATTCGTACTGTACAcaattggttgttttttttgttattctagAGGAGAGATTGAATTATTTCTTGCACCTAAATCCACTATTATATCGCCTGACGCACAATATCGAATGCGTGTCTCTATCTAGTTGCAAATCGAAAAGCATCTACTATCACGCAGTGGGAATGTGAACTATTTTCGATAACGAAACTATGGCATCGTTCACACAATACCGGCGCGCGCGTAATATACCGCGCGCTGTTCCCACGAGAAGCAAAAACGGATTTTGTCTTAAAAGAAGTATAATTCGTTCACGAGTAATTTACACACATCCCAACTAAAAATGTAGAGCTTCGCAGCTAAATAATTACCAAATAAAAGCAGCTCAAAAACATCGCGTCATACAACACGACCGCATCCCGCACTATGAGCGGTGCGTTTCTGTTTGCAGTGCAATGAGATCAATCAACGTCAACTAAAATGATTCTTTGTGTGCTGATGtgttatatgtgtgtgtatgttcgtACGAGATGGTAAAAAAAGCGCTTGTTGCCCCCCACATTACTAATTCTGTGGACTGGTCTGCAACCAGCCGCGACTGACCAGATACTTCTTCACGATGCTCTCCGCAACCGAGTTGATATTGTGGTCGAGCGCGGGCCGGCTAAGCAGCACCGTCTTCAGCGTGAGATAGCGCGTAACGGGCATGTTGAGCGTACTGCACAGCTGGATCTCGTTAGACGTTAGCAGTTGACCCCCGGGCTGCTGGGCCGGATCGGCTGCCAGGCTTCCTACCCCGCCGGCGGCGTTCgcctgatggtggtggtggtggtgcttctGACCGCTCGTCGGCTGATGGTGGCCGCCCGGATTCGTCACTGCCTCCCGCTGTAAGCTATCCAAGcagtttttgctgctgtatGAGTCGTCGGAGCAGCCCCGGTCGTCGGTGT
This is a stretch of genomic DNA from Anopheles merus strain MAF chromosome 2R, AmerM5.1, whole genome shotgun sequence. It encodes these proteins:
- the LOC121589041 gene encoding uncharacterized protein LOC121589041, translated to MADYDWNEQHRQQVLQGRQILERTSASLARSNQIAIETEHTGHEVINELEVQRESLLRSQRRLENANDDLSKSGAIIRAMKRNVLYNKLILIMIIVMEVVILAGMIALKFM
- the LOC121589040 gene encoding protein suppressor of hairy wing-like; the encoded protein is MVGRRSLGGIRTGGTKKEEILLNVQVNGDDEIDLVPVTKQKDYRRSASGVDDRDGDEEESDELSDNPDSDPDLLETEDGRLILDMKRSKYCGKCKKLFKSSAEKKDHKYKCPGVVDEVQDVILKERKAAKHANPGEEFHKYCNPNPDNPCYCCGEDVSTAHVGHIRCKFCPKSFKAYEYMERHLSSVHSESDAFPCGYCNAKCSTQSVLDEHVKTHDEGKPFACMACGKDFTRRYHLDRHEKHTKCGTVTKEIAVLPCEVCGKEFTRIDNLREHLRSHMGQGARKRDYQCPYCAKSFYGSSLLNIHIRTHTGEKPFPCDLCPMSFPSTGALRKHRRKHTGERPYRCDECSATFAARETLNRHRKTHTGEKPHECDQCGKRFIQATQLRAHVLTHSGENAFQCSECDASFNRKARLNDHIKFTHRGEHPHECDQCPKTFLRKEDLARHLLIHAESKPFECLVCNKFFTTKHAIQLHQRTHDEDNPVQCKVCSGTFKREDCLLRHMRSKHRDYLDQIIEDTEKEKMKKLIAKRDAEKEATVEIDGAVYQITTMEDNPAQTVEVFEVVEIPASTGNATPIALPPTTSVPYDLLPITEDTEVILGANEEVEFIDKLKTQSTILPPAVVAAKSVKKEKDSLKEVKLLPVPAIVTVAAEPLRTKPVEPVVVATTAKPKEAKVVSIKASDVISPPKRQSVPSVPKPSASAATAQQKPEAVTPHSAKELPTKAATPSPKQTKEQSTVLAVESVKRVKPEPQVSPLPVVPPLAAPRPKEAKSKPLPMPEEPKAKRKRESKSSTTPKRARVMDEDSIPIFLSDDMLEQKISELLQMLMGDDMLTSFGWPDAPVEEVLGRVIRGCGHQPAKGEEVGDHTTRMRENTKILFSVTMDDEDIKALLNNHTVDEVIMHVLKNK